Proteins encoded together in one Roseibacterium elongatum DSM 19469 window:
- a CDS encoding calcium-binding protein, with product MVRGTFATGQTALDFGITDLMVTTAADGSRVLYSTSGPTGGLSAFDVAGAAAPDLMDFTLYDGAWADGALHELTLFATETGAELFVAGNGEDQLTALTLSDSGTFDQLTQYQGLDATTARILDLDQLDTETLILSDAGTNTIQVYAISPQGTLARIGTVADTETTYAANVVSLDTLAKDDATYLISACQAEHGVTAYRIAEEGLVATGSIGMAEGLGIMVPTGVQVATIEGRSFVVVASAPGDGQGQSGAISILELGADGSLTPTDHVIDTTHTRFGMVNSLEVIDVDGRIYVLAGGGDDGLTLFTLLPNGRLQMLDVLADDFRTGLSNVTAMATHVEGNALEIFVASQAEGGITQLAIDLSRQGAQLVAERGGGALTGTEADDILLGGAGADLLQGGAGRDLIEDGAGADTLRGGAGADTFIFRADGELDIIADFEPGIDRIDLSGWSMLYDPAQLTITSTLTGALIEWRGETLEILTTTGQSLTSGDIFDAFLFAPNRIPTVNLPLESAGETIFGTSGDDRLDGSEYGDTLRGEAGDDYLFGDRGDDHLEGGNGTDTLLGGSGSDTLEATGGNGNLLRGGAGDDVLIGGWGSDILQGNDGADSFSGGTGADDLYIDGQDTFFDGGGGYDRLIAVDPGGVNVALSGTNIERVIGGTGDDVFDGTGVALGLVISGEGGNDTLTGGSATDQVSGGAGDDVLIGGGGDDFLFGDGGSDSFEGGAGDDRFFAESIDQSFDGGAGYDRLFLLDNGDFTFALAGTGIERVNSGDGNDVLDATGVTDAVVLSGAGGNDALTGGSNNDVLAGGDGQDTLEGGSGFDSFFGGAGADSFVFEDGSGVDFLVGWEDGLDLLDFSGHAQVNGLSDLTITDNGVNSRIEFADGDALIVIGYTGGFDASDFMFS from the coding sequence ATGGTGCGGGGTACGTTCGCGACCGGACAGACCGCGCTCGATTTCGGGATCACCGATCTGATGGTCACGACGGCTGCCGATGGCAGTCGCGTGCTGTATTCGACCTCGGGGCCGACAGGCGGGCTGAGCGCCTTTGATGTCGCGGGCGCGGCGGCGCCCGACCTGATGGATTTCACCCTTTATGACGGGGCATGGGCGGATGGCGCCCTGCACGAACTGACCCTGTTTGCCACCGAGACCGGGGCGGAACTGTTCGTTGCCGGCAATGGCGAGGATCAGCTGACCGCGCTGACCCTGTCGGACAGCGGCACCTTCGACCAGCTCACGCAGTATCAGGGGCTCGACGCGACCACGGCACGAATCCTCGACCTCGATCAACTGGACACCGAAACGCTGATCCTGTCTGACGCGGGCACCAACACGATACAGGTCTACGCGATTTCGCCTCAGGGCACCCTCGCCCGGATCGGGACGGTCGCGGATACCGAGACGACCTATGCGGCAAATGTCGTGTCCCTCGATACGCTCGCCAAGGACGACGCCACCTATCTGATCTCGGCCTGCCAGGCCGAGCACGGCGTCACGGCCTATCGCATCGCCGAAGAGGGACTGGTCGCGACCGGCAGCATCGGGATGGCCGAAGGTCTGGGCATCATGGTGCCAACGGGCGTTCAGGTCGCCACGATCGAGGGGCGAAGTTTCGTCGTCGTCGCCTCGGCACCCGGCGACGGCCAGGGCCAGTCCGGCGCGATCAGCATTCTGGAACTTGGCGCCGACGGGTCTCTGACCCCGACCGATCACGTCATCGACACGACCCATACGCGCTTTGGCATGGTCAACAGCCTCGAGGTCATCGATGTGGACGGCCGCATCTATGTCCTTGCGGGCGGCGGCGATGACGGGCTGACCCTGTTCACACTTCTGCCGAACGGGCGCCTTCAGATGCTCGATGTGCTGGCTGACGATTTCCGGACAGGGCTGAGCAACGTGACGGCGATGGCCACGCATGTCGAGGGCAATGCCCTGGAAATATTCGTCGCCTCGCAAGCCGAAGGCGGCATCACCCAACTGGCCATCGACCTGTCGCGACAGGGTGCCCAACTTGTCGCCGAAAGGGGCGGCGGGGCGCTGACGGGAACCGAGGCGGACGACATCCTGTTGGGCGGGGCTGGCGCCGACCTGTTGCAGGGTGGTGCGGGCCGGGACCTGATCGAGGACGGCGCGGGGGCAGATACGCTGCGGGGCGGGGCGGGGGCGGACACCTTCATTTTCCGCGCGGATGGCGAGCTTGATATCATCGCCGATTTCGAACCGGGCATCGACCGTATCGATCTGTCCGGTTGGTCCATGCTCTACGATCCGGCGCAATTGACGATCACGTCGACGTTGACCGGCGCGCTCATCGAATGGCGCGGCGAGACACTGGAAATCCTGACGACCACCGGCCAGAGTCTGACATCAGGCGACATTTTCGACGCCTTTCTCTTTGCGCCCAACCGGATACCGACCGTCAATCTGCCACTAGAAAGCGCGGGGGAAACCATCTTCGGAACGAGTGGTGACGATCGGCTGGATGGGAGTGAGTACGGCGACACCCTGCGCGGCGAGGCCGGCGACGATTATCTTTTCGGCGACCGCGGCGACGACCATCTGGAAGGCGGCAACGGCACCGACACGCTGCTCGGCGGGTCTGGGTCGGACACGTTGGAGGCGACGGGGGGCAATGGCAACCTGCTGCGTGGCGGGGCCGGCGACGATGTGCTGATCGGCGGCTGGGGCTCCGATATCCTGCAGGGCAACGATGGCGCGGACAGTTTCTCGGGCGGGACCGGGGCGGACGATCTCTATATCGACGGTCAGGACACGTTCTTCGACGGCGGCGGTGGCTATGACCGGCTGATCGCGGTGGATCCGGGCGGCGTGAACGTGGCGCTGTCGGGCACCAATATCGAGCGGGTCATCGGCGGCACCGGCGATGATGTCTTCGACGGCACCGGCGTGGCCCTGGGCCTCGTGATCTCGGGCGAAGGCGGCAATGACACGCTGACGGGCGGCTCGGCGACGGACCAGGTGTCGGGCGGCGCGGGCGACGACGTGCTGATCGGCGGCGGCGGGGACGATTTCCTGTTCGGCGACGGCGGCTCGGATTCCTTCGAGGGCGGCGCGGGCGACGACCGGTTCTTCGCCGAAAGCATCGACCAGTCCTTCGATGGCGGGGCCGGGTATGACCGCCTGTTCCTGCTGGACAACGGCGATTTCACCTTCGCGCTGGCCGGCACGGGGATCGAGCGGGTGAATTCCGGCGATGGCAACGACGTACTGGACGCCACCGGCGTGACGGACGCGGTGGTTCTGTCGGGGGCCGGCGGCAACGACGCGCTGACCGGCGGGTCGAACAACGACGTGCTGGCGGGGGGCGACGGGCAGGACACGCTGGAGGGCGGCTCCGGGTTCGACTCGTTCTTCGGCGGGGCCGGGGCGGACAGCTTCGTGTTCGAGGACGGCAGCGGCGTCGACTTCCTCGTGGGCTGGGAAGACGGGCTCGACCTGCTCGATTTCAGCGGCCACGCGCAGGTGAACGGGCTGTCGGACCTCACGATCACCGACAACGGCGTCAACAGCCGGATCGAGTTCGCCGACGGCGACGCCCTCATCGTCATCGGATACACCGGCGGCTTCGACGCGTCGGATTTCATGTTTTCCTGA
- a CDS encoding class I SAM-dependent methyltransferase yields MRLDPNAQFRLDQPIDQDVDLYVDSDCLGKLAAGVRDVPLDQLALHFDQLAEHKLAAKSVDGEKVFHIDTHDFEEAYQTGDLLSAMQTALGAGKWRIYEIGIKDGSIYADVGFVFPLSIRTPVRVDLLCNGASGVLLETDYDTHFGRTHWFMPPQNVVCHKYRFPFSQVEGWAQFHLRALNGNMSDAAHYRDQWNFTNRDMLAQLPDDTRIRRVASAQANRASFLNGGKAAYEVIQKLFQRYGCGASTSEVHVLDWGVGCGRVARHFERDRTFRLTGIDIDKDNVDWCSDNLAGDYLHVETSPPTPLPNATFDLVYACSVLSHLKEESIDLWLAEIARLLRPESLALLSFHGTSNAVSYLSRRPNELRAVLSGELFDADQNHELQGFISDDDYYRQVFSSDSWWHRKFSEFFEVMEIEPAVLSGFQHVAVLRPR; encoded by the coding sequence ATGCGCCTTGACCCCAATGCCCAGTTTCGCCTTGATCAACCGATTGATCAAGATGTCGATCTGTACGTAGACTCGGACTGTCTCGGCAAGCTAGCGGCGGGCGTGCGCGATGTGCCCCTCGATCAATTGGCCCTGCATTTCGATCAACTGGCCGAACATAAGCTCGCTGCGAAATCAGTTGATGGCGAAAAGGTCTTTCATATCGATACCCACGATTTTGAAGAGGCTTATCAGACTGGCGACCTTCTTTCAGCGATGCAAACCGCTTTGGGCGCCGGAAAATGGCGGATCTACGAAATCGGTATCAAGGACGGTTCGATATACGCCGATGTAGGATTTGTTTTCCCGCTTTCGATCAGAACGCCCGTCCGCGTGGACCTCTTGTGCAACGGGGCGTCGGGGGTGTTGCTCGAAACCGATTACGACACGCATTTCGGTCGGACCCACTGGTTCATGCCGCCCCAAAACGTGGTGTGCCACAAATATCGCTTTCCGTTCTCACAAGTCGAGGGTTGGGCCCAGTTCCATCTTCGTGCCCTCAATGGCAATATGTCAGATGCTGCGCATTATCGGGATCAGTGGAATTTCACGAACCGCGATATGCTCGCTCAATTGCCTGATGATACGCGAATTCGGCGTGTCGCAAGCGCACAGGCCAACCGCGCGTCTTTTCTCAATGGCGGCAAAGCAGCGTACGAGGTCATTCAAAAGCTGTTCCAACGCTATGGATGCGGGGCATCGACATCCGAAGTTCACGTGTTGGACTGGGGTGTGGGTTGCGGCCGCGTTGCGCGGCATTTCGAAAGGGATCGCACGTTTCGGCTAACGGGTATTGATATCGACAAGGATAATGTAGATTGGTGTTCCGACAATTTGGCGGGCGATTATCTGCATGTGGAAACCTCCCCTCCCACGCCCCTTCCGAACGCAACATTCGATCTTGTTTACGCCTGTTCGGTGTTGTCGCATTTGAAGGAGGAGTCCATCGATCTATGGCTGGCCGAAATCGCACGGCTTTTGCGCCCCGAGAGTTTGGCGCTATTGTCATTTCATGGAACCTCGAATGCCGTGTCTTATCTCTCACGTCGTCCGAATGAATTGCGCGCTGTACTGAGTGGGGAATTGTTTGACGCCGACCAAAACCATGAACTTCAAGGGTTCATTTCGGATGACGATTACTATCGACAGGTCTTTTCGTCGGATTCATGGTGGCACCGAAAATTTTCCGAGTTCTTCGAGGTCATGGAGATCGAGCCTGCAGTTCTAAGCGGGTTCCAACATGTTGCGGTATTGCGCCCAAGGTGA